A genomic window from Xyrauchen texanus isolate HMW12.3.18 chromosome 15, RBS_HiC_50CHRs, whole genome shotgun sequence includes:
- the LOC127656241 gene encoding LOW QUALITY PROTEIN: POU domain, class 3, transcription factor 2-like (The sequence of the model RefSeq protein was modified relative to this genomic sequence to represent the inferred CDS: inserted 1 base in 1 codon): MSSRGGAQVRTAASTWQRAWETPVAKEXTVKCKVPLIGAISPAPRVMATTATSHYSILTSSPSIVHSEPGSMQQATVYRDAQTLLQSDYSLQSNSHPLSHAHQWITALSHGEGAPWSSNPLSEQDIKPATQNTRDEMHNSGNLQHQSRPPHLVHQTHSNHHDSRAWRTTTAAHIPSMATSNGQSLIYSQPGFSVNGLIPGSGQGIHHHSMRDAHEDHHSPHLSDHGHPPSQHQHQSLQSHHDHSDEDTPTSDDLEQFAKQFKQRRIKLGFTQADVGLALGTLYGNVFSQTTICRFEALQLSFKNMCKLKPLLNKWLEEADSTSGSPTSLDKIAAQGRKRKKRTSIEVSVKGALESHFLKCPKPAASEITSLADSLQLEKEVVRVWFCNRRQKEKRMTPPGGPLPGTEDVYGDTPPHHGVQTPVQ; encoded by the exons ATGTCTTCGAGGGGCGGAGCGCAGGTGCGCACCGCTGCGTCCACTTGGCAAAGAGCCTGGGAGACGCCTGTGGCAAAAG TAACTGTCAAATGCAAGGTTCCTTTAATAGGAGCGATCAGTCCGGCTCCGAGAGTCATGGCGACTACAGCAACCAGTCATTACAGTATCCTCACCTCCAGCCCATCTATTGTACACTCGGAGCCTGGGAGCATGCAGCAAGCCACGGTTTACAGGGACGCGCAAACCCTGTTGCAGAGTGACTACTCGCTGCAGAGCAACAGTCACCCGCTCAGCCACGCGCACCAGTGGATAACAGCGTTGTCACACGGAGAAGGAGCCCCGTGGTCGTCCAATCCCCTCAGTGAACAGGACATCAAGCCAGCGACACAGAACACCCGGGACGAGATGCACAATTCGGGTAATTTGCAGCATCAGTCGCGACCACCCCACCTGGTACACCAGACGCACAGTAACCATCACGATTCAAGGGCATGGAGAACGACGACGGCAGCTCACATTCCCAGCATGGCAACATCAAACGGACAGAGCCTTATTTACTCGCAACCCGGGTTCAGTGTGAACGGTCTCATTCCAGGCAGCGGACAGGGCATCCACCACCACAGCATGCGCGACGCGCACGAGGACCACCACAGCCCGCATCTCAGCGACCACGGCCATCCACCGTCCCAACACCAGCACCAGTCGCTCCAGAGTCATCACGATCACTCGGACGAGGATACGCCGACCTCCGATGACTTGGAACAGTTTGCAAAACAGTTCAAACAGAGGAGGATCAAGCTGGGTTTCACGCAAGCGGACGTCGGACTAGCTTTGGGAACGCTGTATGGAAATGTGTTTTCGCAGACCACGATATGCAGGTTTGAGGCCCTGCAGCTCAGCTTCAAAAACATGTGCAAGCTCAAGCCTTTGTTGAACAAGTGGTTGGAGGAGGCAGACTCCACATCTGGCAGCCCCACCAGCTTGGACAAGATAGCCGCGCAAGGGAGGAAAAGGAAAAAGAGGACTTCCATTGAGGTAAGCGTCAAAGGGGCTTTGGAGAGCCATTTCCTTAAGTGCCCAAAGCCAGCCGCGTCGGAAATTACTTCACTCGCGGACAGTCTCCAGTTGGAAAAGGAGGTAGTGAGGGTTTGGTTTTGTAacagaagacagaaagagaaacggATGACTCCTCCCGGCGGACCTCTACCGGGTACCGAGGACGTATACGGAGACACACCACCGCATCACGGGGTTCAGACGCCAGTTCAATGA